The sequence below is a genomic window from Harmonia axyridis chromosome 1, icHarAxyr1.1, whole genome shotgun sequence.
tTAACTGTATACTGCATGTCTACGACAATAGAACTAAATTCAGACAAAATAACGACCATCATCACTATACTACAAGACACAGAAATGAACTTAGCATTGAGTTCCATCGACTCAAAAAAACCCAAACAGGTACTAACCATTTTGGggttaaattttataataaactTCCCTCGAAACTGCAGATGCTTCCAAGACATATATTGCGGAAGAGGATAAAGGGTGCATTGGTAGAGAATGCTGTGTATAGTTTTGCAGAATTCTGGGACATTAAGTTTGAATGAGTATACGTTGTTTGTGTTAACTAGTCTTTACCTTATTTGTGTGTAGATTTTAccattttatttctgtttatatatatatatatatatatatatatatatttttttttttaataatcactGTTTGCAACAGGTTTTACCCATACTTGTCGGACTGGTCGTCAAGACAAGAATGGCAGCTACGATTCCTGCAGGAATTTTCGtacgtatatatatatatatatatatatatataggaaaagtaataaaaaaaaaaattttaatgtgcTCTAGACCCAAAAAAGTTAcactttcaatatatatatatatatatatatatatatatatatatatatatatatatatatatatatatatatatatatatatatatatatatatatattcatatatatatatatatatatatacgtaCGAAAATTCCTGCAGGAATCGTAGCTGCCATTCTTGTCTTGACGACCAGTCCGACAAGTATGGGTAAAACCTGTTGCAAACAgtgattataaaaaaaaaaaaaaaaaaaaaaaatatacatatatatatatatatatatatatatatatatataaacagaaataaaatggTAAAATCTACACACAAATAAGGTAAAGACTAGTTAACACAAACAACGTATACTCATTCAAACTTAATGTCCCAGAATTCTGCAAAACTATACACAGCATTCTCTACCAATGCACCCTTTATCCTCTTCCGCAATATATGTCTTGGAAGCATCTGCAGTTTCGAGGGAagtttattataaaatttaaccCCAAAATGGTTAGTACCTGTTTGGGTTTTTTTGAGTCGATGGAACTCAATGCTAAGTTCATTTCTGTGTCTTGTAGTATAGTGATAATGGTCGTTATTTTGTCTGAATTTAGTTCTATTGTCGTAGACATGCAGTATACAGTTAAGTATATATACAGAGGTAACGGTGAGTATACCCAATGAACGGAACAACTCTCTGCACGATATCGTTCTCGGGACTCCAAAAATGGCTGTGACAGCTTCTTTTTGTATATtctctttatatatatatatatatatatatatatatatatatatatatatatatatatatatatatatatatatatatatatatatatatatatatatatatatatatatatatatacttttttatatatatatatatatataacttattaattcaattttgtgaactatttatatattttttgacctGCCATGTAATTGAGTTGATGGTGaataaatgatgatgatgatatagCGGGGGGAACAATTAATTGGTACAAaatttcttccatgtagattgAATGGAAATATATAAGTTTGATTTCTAGAAGAAGAACTTTCTGTATtatgtacttcttcaaaatattCCCATTCTGAAGGACAATGTGGTTATGCATGATGAGGCCCTCGCATATTTCAGCATTTAAATCATACATAATCAAAACGATAGATCAGGCGAGATGGACCACTGTTCTGGCCGGCCCGATCATCATCCTCTGGATTTTACATAATGGGGCCATTCGAAAACATTGGTTAGCAAGAGTCCTGTCCAAGACATGGAAGACTTGAAATAGAGCATTGTTTTTGCAGGTAGAATGTAGGGCTTTTTAAAATACTCCTGGAAATTTTGAACGGTAACGCAATGCGCCGACGTCTTGAGTGTGTAACGGCTGAAAGTGGTCACTTTGAACATTTAGTATGATCACAAATATTCATAACTCCGCCTGTGACGTCTGGAAGTGGATTGAGTAGCTACCAGGTGTcactgccggtcccaagcccggataaAGGAGGAAGGTTGTCAGGCGAGTGTAGCATCCTACCTGGCATAAAAAGTATTCTGCTCACAGAACCAATATTTGGCCTCGGACTACGACGGATACAACGGTGACGAACATAGCTTTGAAAAGGATAATGAATACGGTTTTGAGAGAGAAGAAGAACAGATGGAGGAAGAAAACTTTGAGAGTGGCCTGCTGGAATATCATGTCCTGGAACACGAAATCCCATGAAATATTGTTGGAGATCAGAGAACACAAGGTGGACATCTGTGCACTATCTGAGACCAAACGGAAAGACAAGGGTACTGTGAAGTTGCCGGGATACATCTTCGTATATGGTGGTGTAGACCAGTGTAAGAGAGCGTCAGCTGGTGTAGGGATCCTGGTCGCAGAGAAATATGAGCCATTTATCGATAACATCCAATACATTGACGAGAGAATACTTGTGCTGTCTTTAAACTCAGAATGCGGAAAAACACATATCATAAGTGTCTATGCCCCAGATAGTAGTCGGAAAAAGGAAGAAACAGACGCTTTCTATGAAAGGGTTGAGGCAGAAGTAAGAAGAATACCTTCAACTGAAAAAGTGATAATCTTGGGAGATCTTAATGCCCGAGTGGGCAACAATGTGTTGCCTGGGATAATGAATCGATTCAATGAAGAATAAATCAATGATAATGGTGAAATAGCTATCGATTTCTGTGCACGTTACTCTCTAAAGATAAACAATACCTTTTTCCCACACAAACTTCAGCACAAAATAACATGGCAAAATTCCCGAGGTCAGCAATCAATGATAGATTTTGTCCTATCAAATAGGGCCATACATCCATCCCAGATCTTAGATGTACGAAGTGTAACATCAGCAAATATCGGCTCAGATCACAATCTTGTGTTATGTAAGCTACGTATGAACATGCAAATAAAAAGGCAAGACAAAAAATCTGTTACAAAGACAAAATATAACACAgaatcactagccaacgcatcAACCAAAATCCTTTACCAATCTCGTCTTCAACAAAAGATTGAGATAAACGGAGTTTTAGAAACAGATGGCGTAGAAATAAGCTGGAACAAGATCAAAAATAACATCGAAACAGCGGCGGTAGAAGCAATTGGTCAAAGACAGGTGAGAACAGTAGACAGATCAAAAAACAAAGAATGGTATTGTCCATAAATAAAAGAGTTGaccaaataaaaaaagaaaagccTACATAAGATACAGAAGCAGAAAAACACCGGAAGAGAGGAGTCGGTATACAGAGGTGAGAAACAGAACCAACGCAGCGATAAGAGACATAAAGCGG
It includes:
- the LOC123671660 gene encoding craniofacial development protein 2-like, which codes for MNTVLREKKNRWRKKTLRVACWNIMSWNTKSHEILLEIREHKVDICALSETKRKDKGTVKLPGYIFVYGGVDQCKRASAGVGILVAEKYEPFIDNIQYIDERILVLSLNSECGKTHIISVYAPDSSRKKEETDAFYERVEAEVRRIPSTEKVIILGDLNARVGNNVLPGIMNRFNEE